In a genomic window of Gossypium arboreum isolate Shixiya-1 chromosome 9, ASM2569848v2, whole genome shotgun sequence:
- the LOC108457319 gene encoding uncharacterized protein LOC108457319 isoform X2: MRYGISRRKRALLRCLFILFAAFTFITRLMLTLRSLDAPPTTITTTSNGAMLDLPAQLELLDLKRVAFLSSAETPIQAGPKTKNCATVEEMGKVFRGRILKDSLRVRKLIQTHFSINGAPRIRELPPEQFCRHGFVIGKASEAGFGNEMYKLLTAAALSVMLNRSLIIGQTRGKYPFGDYILYSNLTFTLREVKHLWRQNGCLKKYGRHLVMRIDDFEKPTKTNALCGNWRKWPQPIIWYQGTTDAVAAQFFLKNVHPDMRNAASELFGKPESLQSRPNVFGELMRILISPSRDVQEAVNWVIGNGGRDPDITLHMRMLMNRSVRAAQAALNCLKRAIRNLQQGSRPRVVVISDTPSFIKGITPNISEVAEVLHFDYESFRGKVSDDIKSLPSLEFRVKDWGPAPRWVAFVDFFLASRAKHAVVSGAHRRVGTTYAQLIAALAAADSIASRVICWQKV; this comes from the exons ATGAGGTATGGCATTTCAAGGAGGAAGCGAGCTTTGCTACGTTGCTTATTCATTCTCTTCGCAGCTTTTACTTTCATTACCCGGCTTATGCTCACTCTAAGATCCCTCGATGCCCCGCCCACCACCATTACCACCACTTCCAACGGAGCCATGCTGGATTTGCCTGCCCAGCTCGAGCTCCTAGACCTCAAAAGGGTCGCCTTTTTGTCTTCGGCCGAGACGCCCATTCAAGCTGGGCCCAAGACCAAGAACTGTGCAACCGTGGAAGAAATGGGCAAGGTTTTTAGGGGGAGGATTTTGAAGGACAGTCTTAGAGTTCGAAAGCTTATTCAAACTCACTTTTCTATCAACG GCGCTCCAAGAATCCGTGAACTGCCTCCGGAGCAGTTTTGCAGACATGGGTTTGTGATAGGAAAAGCATCCGAAGCTGGTTTTGGGAATGAAATGTACAAGTTATTAACTGCTGCAGCATTAAGTGTAATGCTGAACCGGTCACTAATCATTGGGCAAACCAG GGGTAAATATCCTTTTGGGGATTACATTTTGTATTCCAATCTCACCTTTACACTGAGAGAAGTTAAGCATTTATGGAGACAAAATGGTTGTCTAAAGAAGTATGGAAGGCATCTTGTGAtgaggattgatgattttgagaaGCCAACAAAAACAAATGCTCTCTGTGGCAATTGGAGGAAGTGGCCCCAACCTATTATATG GTATCAAGGCACCACGGATGCTGTAGCAGCTCAGTTTTTCTTGAAGAATGTACATCCTGATATGAGGAATGCTGCGTCTGAGTTATTTGGGAAGCCAGAATCTCTTCAATCGCGGCCTAATGTATTTGGAGAACTAATGAGAATTCTCATTTCTCCTTCAAGAGACGTTCAGGAAGCAGTAAATTGGGTTATTGGTAATGGTGGGAGAGATCCTGATATTACATTGCACATGCGGATGCTTATGAATAG GTCGGTGAGAGCTGCACAGGCTGCATTGAACTGCCTCAAAAGAGCAATACGCAACTTACAGCAAGGGTCAAGACCCAGGGTGGTTGTAATATCTGATACCCCTTCTTTTATAAAAGGCATCACACCAAATATAAGTGAAGTTGCTGAG GTTCTTCATTTTGATTATGAAAGTTTCAGAGGTAAAGTCTCTGATGATATTAAATCATTACCAAGTTTGGAGTTTAGGGTGAAAGATTGGGGGCCGGCACCCAGGTGGGTTGCTTTTGTGGACTTTTTTCTTGCATCTCGTGCAAAGCATGCAGTTGTTTCGGGGGCTCACAGACGTGTTGGGACTACCTATGCTCAATTAATTGCTGCATTAGCTGCAGCAGACAGTATAG CTTCCAGGGTAATTTGTTGGCAGAAGGTTTGA
- the LOC108457319 gene encoding uncharacterized protein LOC108457319 isoform X1, with the protein MRYGISRRKRALLRCLFILFAAFTFITRLMLTLRSLDAPPTTITTTSNGAMLDLPAQLELLDLKRVAFLSSAETPIQAGPKTKNCATVEEMGKVFRGRILKDSLRVRKLIQTHFSINGAPRIRELPPEQFCRHGFVIGKASEAGFGNEMYKLLTAAALSVMLNRSLIIGQTRGKYPFGDYILYSNLTFTLREVKHLWRQNGCLKKYGRHLVMRIDDFEKPTKTNALCGNWRKWPQPIIWYQGTTDAVAAQFFLKNVHPDMRNAASELFGKPESLQSRPNVFGELMRILISPSRDVQEAVNWVIGNGGRDPDITLHMRMLMNRSVRAAQAALNCLKRAIRNLQQGSRPRVVVISDTPSFIKGITPNISEVAEVLHFDYESFRGKVSDDIKSLPSLEFRVKDWGPAPRWVAFVDFFLASRAKHAVVSGAHRRVGTTYAQLIAALAAADSIGENSTTSRFSFLSSFQGNLLAEGLKLQVGWGHVWNRFAGPLSCRGQSNQCAFTPLLPPAWWDGQWQSPIPRDIHRLEQYGIRLSGFGTIDENQIHAFCSSRKNIVKTVSFI; encoded by the exons ATGAGGTATGGCATTTCAAGGAGGAAGCGAGCTTTGCTACGTTGCTTATTCATTCTCTTCGCAGCTTTTACTTTCATTACCCGGCTTATGCTCACTCTAAGATCCCTCGATGCCCCGCCCACCACCATTACCACCACTTCCAACGGAGCCATGCTGGATTTGCCTGCCCAGCTCGAGCTCCTAGACCTCAAAAGGGTCGCCTTTTTGTCTTCGGCCGAGACGCCCATTCAAGCTGGGCCCAAGACCAAGAACTGTGCAACCGTGGAAGAAATGGGCAAGGTTTTTAGGGGGAGGATTTTGAAGGACAGTCTTAGAGTTCGAAAGCTTATTCAAACTCACTTTTCTATCAACG GCGCTCCAAGAATCCGTGAACTGCCTCCGGAGCAGTTTTGCAGACATGGGTTTGTGATAGGAAAAGCATCCGAAGCTGGTTTTGGGAATGAAATGTACAAGTTATTAACTGCTGCAGCATTAAGTGTAATGCTGAACCGGTCACTAATCATTGGGCAAACCAG GGGTAAATATCCTTTTGGGGATTACATTTTGTATTCCAATCTCACCTTTACACTGAGAGAAGTTAAGCATTTATGGAGACAAAATGGTTGTCTAAAGAAGTATGGAAGGCATCTTGTGAtgaggattgatgattttgagaaGCCAACAAAAACAAATGCTCTCTGTGGCAATTGGAGGAAGTGGCCCCAACCTATTATATG GTATCAAGGCACCACGGATGCTGTAGCAGCTCAGTTTTTCTTGAAGAATGTACATCCTGATATGAGGAATGCTGCGTCTGAGTTATTTGGGAAGCCAGAATCTCTTCAATCGCGGCCTAATGTATTTGGAGAACTAATGAGAATTCTCATTTCTCCTTCAAGAGACGTTCAGGAAGCAGTAAATTGGGTTATTGGTAATGGTGGGAGAGATCCTGATATTACATTGCACATGCGGATGCTTATGAATAG GTCGGTGAGAGCTGCACAGGCTGCATTGAACTGCCTCAAAAGAGCAATACGCAACTTACAGCAAGGGTCAAGACCCAGGGTGGTTGTAATATCTGATACCCCTTCTTTTATAAAAGGCATCACACCAAATATAAGTGAAGTTGCTGAG GTTCTTCATTTTGATTATGAAAGTTTCAGAGGTAAAGTCTCTGATGATATTAAATCATTACCAAGTTTGGAGTTTAGGGTGAAAGATTGGGGGCCGGCACCCAGGTGGGTTGCTTTTGTGGACTTTTTTCTTGCATCTCGTGCAAAGCATGCAGTTGTTTCGGGGGCTCACAGACGTGTTGGGACTACCTATGCTCAATTAATTGCTGCATTAGCTGCAGCAGACAGTATAG GAGAAAATTCAACAACTTCGAGGTTTTCTTTTCTAAGCAGCTTCCAGGGTAATTTGTTGGCAGAAGGTTTGAAGCTTCAGGTGGGTTGGGGACATGTATGGAACCGATTTGCGGGGCCATTGAGTTGTCGGGGGCAGTCGAATCAGTGTGCTTTCACACCACTTCTTCCTCCTGCTTGGTGGGACGGCCAGTGGCAATCTCCAATTCCGCGCGATATTCATAGGTTGGAACAATACGGTATCCGACTCTCAGGCTTTGGAACAATAGATGAAAATCAGATTCATGCCTTCTGCAGTTCTAGGAAAAACATTGTGAAAACTGTTTCATTCATATAG